In Fimbriimonadales bacterium, a genomic segment contains:
- a CDS encoding aminodeoxychorismate/anthranilate synthase component II has product MVLLIDNYDSFTYNIAQYALECGEEILVKRNDEITLDEIRSLNPRGILISPGPCTPDKAGITEDVIREFAGKIPIFGVCLGMQAIGEVFGGKIVRAKRIMHGKASFIEHKGEGIFEGLPSPIRAIRYHSLVVDKDSLPDELRVLATSDDGEIMALQHKSYDVQGVQFHPESVLTEHGHRIVENWLRQIEAK; this is encoded by the coding sequence ATGGTTTTGCTGATCGATAATTACGACTCATTCACTTACAACATCGCGCAATATGCGTTGGAATGTGGTGAAGAAATTCTCGTGAAACGAAACGACGAAATCACGCTCGACGAGATTCGCTCTCTAAATCCGCGAGGAATTCTCATATCTCCTGGACCGTGTACACCGGATAAAGCGGGAATTACGGAAGACGTGATTCGAGAGTTCGCCGGAAAAATTCCGATTTTCGGAGTTTGTCTCGGGATGCAGGCGATTGGTGAGGTTTTCGGTGGAAAAATCGTCCGCGCGAAACGAATCATGCACGGGAAGGCTTCCTTCATAGAACATAAGGGAGAGGGAATTTTCGAAGGACTTCCTTCACCGATTCGCGCGATTCGCTATCATAGTTTGGTCGTAGATAAGGATTCGCTTCCCGATGAATTGCGAGTCCTCGCAACGAGCGACGACGGCGAAATCATGGCTCTCCAGCATAAATCTTACGATGTGCAAGGCGTTCAATTCCATCCCGAAAGCGTCCTAACGGAGCATGGGCACCGCATCGTCGAAAATTGGCTGAGGCAGATAGAAGCGAAATAA
- the trpE gene encoding anthranilate synthase component I has product MFKPSPEKFKEIAKGGRLVPVYAEMLADLETPVSAYWKLAHDAKLSFLLESVTGGERLARYSFLSANPKKILRTKNNLGEWIEDGKSHSFEIPSGDSPLSAIRKAVYERPYASLEGLPRFTGGAVGMLAYDLVRFFEKIENRVPDDLNCDDVCMLLCDTLVAFDHAKNRMLVISHATEEDGSYESACLRIRAIVDRLRGSLPPLPKSKGLQPNFQTNISRDQFEEAVRKTIQYIEAGDGVQMVLSQRFSSPVSAHPISLYRSLRSLNPSPYMYLLRFGNCDVIGASPEVLVTLEDGIARVRPIAGTRHRGQTEAEDALLEKELLADEKERAEHIMLVDLGRNDLGRIAEPGTVKVNELMVVEKYSHVMHIVSDVTAKVKPEYDALDVFRACFPAGTVTGAPKVRAMEIIEELEPTRRGCYAGAVGYFGFNGDMDMAIAIRTIFLKDGIAHIQAGAGIVYDSVPEKEWQECYNKAKAVMQAVEEAEKEDFLK; this is encoded by the coding sequence ATGTTCAAACCGTCTCCTGAGAAGTTTAAAGAAATTGCTAAGGGGGGGCGCCTCGTTCCTGTCTACGCGGAAATGCTCGCGGACCTCGAAACCCCCGTGAGCGCATATTGGAAGTTGGCTCACGATGCAAAACTCTCTTTCTTGCTCGAATCGGTAACAGGGGGGGAAAGGCTCGCTCGCTATAGTTTCTTGAGTGCGAATCCCAAAAAAATCCTTCGCACTAAAAATAACCTTGGCGAATGGATAGAAGACGGTAAAAGTCATTCCTTCGAAATCCCCAGCGGAGACTCACCCCTTTCTGCGATTCGCAAAGCAGTTTATGAAAGACCCTATGCATCCCTCGAGGGACTTCCTCGCTTCACGGGTGGGGCAGTCGGCATGCTCGCCTATGACCTCGTCCGTTTTTTCGAAAAAATCGAGAACCGAGTACCGGATGATTTGAATTGCGACGATGTCTGTATGCTGCTCTGCGATACCCTCGTAGCATTCGACCATGCGAAGAATCGCATGTTGGTCATCTCGCATGCAACGGAGGAGGACGGCTCTTACGAAAGTGCATGTCTTAGGATTCGCGCCATTGTCGATCGTTTGCGAGGTTCTCTCCCCCCCCTTCCGAAAAGCAAAGGTTTGCAGCCGAATTTTCAAACCAATATCAGCCGAGACCAGTTCGAAGAAGCCGTCCGCAAAACGATACAATATATCGAAGCGGGAGACGGGGTTCAAATGGTTTTGAGTCAGCGTTTTTCTTCGCCGGTTTCCGCTCATCCCATTTCGCTCTATCGCAGTTTGCGCTCGCTCAATCCTTCCCCTTATATGTATCTTTTGCGATTTGGAAATTGCGATGTCATCGGAGCCTCTCCGGAGGTTTTAGTCACCTTGGAAGATGGCATCGCTCGCGTTCGACCGATTGCAGGCACGCGTCATCGTGGACAAACCGAGGCGGAAGACGCACTGCTCGAAAAAGAACTTCTCGCCGATGAAAAAGAAAGGGCGGAACACATCATGCTCGTGGATTTGGGAAGAAACGACTTGGGAAGAATAGCCGAACCTGGAACTGTGAAGGTGAACGAGTTAATGGTCGTCGAAAAATACTCCCATGTCATGCATATCGTAAGCGATGTCACTGCAAAAGTTAAACCTGAATACGACGCTCTCGATGTTTTTCGCGCTTGTTTTCCCGCTGGAACGGTTACAGGTGCCCCGAAAGTTCGAGCAATGGAAATTATCGAAGAATTAGAACCGACGCGCAGAGGTTGCTATGCCGGAGCCGTCGGTTATTTCGGATTCAATGGAGATATGGATATGGCGATTGCTATACGAACGATTTTCTTAAAAGACGGAATCGCGCACATTCAAGCAGGAGCAGGTATCGTTTACGATAGCGTTCCCGAAAAAGAATGGCAAGAATGCTATAACAAAGCGAAAGCCGTAATGCAAGCAGTCGAAGAGGCGGAAAAGGAAGATTTTTTGAAATAA
- a CDS encoding C1 family peptidase has product MPSRAEFKTQKHKKSIVRLHAKKLSPKKDGELQKKQTEQVTQSLLGKFHKAFIENPKNILAMNAVTTTSVHNVAKNRQVVNATNHIFSHVLKAGESTSQNSSGRCWLFAGLNPLRAALMKKHKLDDKFELSQNYLMFYDKLEKSNFFLENILRTLDEPVGSRLLDWLLMSPIQDGGQWDMFLNLVRKYGVVPKAFMPETDSSSNTGLMNALVTAKLREFAHTLRRYAEKGAKMNALREEKLRMMETIYRMLAIHLGEPPQKFYWQWRDKENKFHREGWMTPLEFYEKYIASELESKICLIHCPQKSKKFNTLYTIDFLGNVVGGDIIRYLNVELPILKQAAIEQILSGEAVWFGCDVGKMLDRDLGILDMKLYDYESVYGTKPKLNKAERLDYGQSAMNHAMVFVGVDLDEKKRPRKWRVENSWGDKGGDKGFLVMSDDWFDEYVYEVAVNKKFLPKKLLPILETEPVRLPPWDPMGALAIAP; this is encoded by the coding sequence ATGCCATCCCGCGCTGAGTTTAAAACGCAAAAGCATAAAAAATCTATCGTACGGCTCCATGCCAAGAAACTCTCGCCCAAAAAAGACGGCGAATTGCAGAAGAAACAAACAGAGCAAGTCACTCAAAGTTTGCTCGGTAAATTTCATAAAGCGTTCATAGAAAACCCGAAAAATATACTGGCTATGAACGCCGTTACCACAACTTCTGTCCACAATGTCGCAAAAAACCGCCAAGTCGTGAATGCGACGAATCACATCTTTTCGCATGTACTCAAAGCGGGTGAATCCACGAGCCAAAACTCGAGCGGAAGATGCTGGCTTTTTGCGGGTTTGAATCCTCTTCGGGCAGCATTGATGAAAAAACATAAACTCGACGATAAATTCGAACTTTCGCAAAATTATCTCATGTTTTACGACAAACTCGAAAAATCGAATTTCTTTTTGGAAAACATTCTCCGAACTCTCGATGAGCCCGTCGGAAGTCGTCTCTTGGATTGGCTCCTCATGTCTCCCATCCAAGACGGGGGGCAGTGGGACATGTTTTTGAACTTAGTAAGGAAATACGGCGTAGTTCCAAAAGCGTTCATGCCAGAGACCGATAGCAGTAGCAACACAGGTTTGATGAATGCTTTAGTCACTGCGAAATTGCGTGAATTTGCACACACTCTTAGGCGTTATGCGGAAAAAGGTGCGAAGATGAATGCTTTGCGAGAAGAAAAACTTCGCATGATGGAAACGATTTATAGAATGCTCGCAATTCATTTAGGTGAACCCCCCCAAAAATTCTATTGGCAGTGGAGAGATAAAGAGAATAAATTCCACCGAGAAGGATGGATGACTCCTCTGGAGTTTTACGAAAAATACATCGCTTCGGAGTTGGAGTCGAAGATTTGTCTCATTCATTGCCCCCAGAAAAGCAAAAAGTTCAACACGCTTTATACGATCGACTTTCTCGGAAATGTCGTGGGGGGGGATATCATTCGATATTTGAACGTCGAATTGCCGATTCTCAAACAGGCTGCCATCGAACAGATTCTCTCCGGAGAAGCCGTGTGGTTCGGATGCGATGTCGGGAAAATGCTCGATCGAGATTTAGGCATTTTGGACATGAAACTCTACGATTACGAATCCGTTTACGGCACGAAACCGAAACTCAACAAAGCGGAAAGATTGGATTACGGGCAAAGTGCGATGAATCACGCGATGGTTTTCGTAGGGGTAGATTTGGACGAAAAGAAAAGACCTCGAAAATGGCGCGTGGAAAACAGTTGGGGAGACAAAGGGGGGGATAAAGGGTTCCTCGTGATGAGCGACGATTGGTTCGATGAATACGTGTACGAAGTCGCGGTCAACAAAAAATTCTTGCCGAAAAAACTTTTGCCCATTTTAGAGACAGAGCCCGTTCGATTGCCTCCGTGGGATCCCATGGGTGCGCTTGCCATAGCACCTTGA
- a CDS encoding ATP-dependent Clp protease adaptor ClpS — protein MTNTADVSIIPSKEIEEKERIGGGRGGGWMVTVYDNNYNTWEEVMHILQVATGCTAEEAYIETWEIHNLGKSIVHRAAKEECEKASAIISTIGIRVEVSREE, from the coding sequence ATGACAAACACGGCTGACGTTTCGATAATTCCTTCTAAAGAAATCGAAGAAAAGGAGCGCATCGGCGGCGGACGCGGTGGGGGATGGATGGTTACGGTATATGATAACAACTACAACACTTGGGAAGAAGTGATGCATATTTTGCAAGTGGCGACGGGCTGCACTGCAGAAGAAGCCTATATAGAGACTTGGGAAATCCACAATCTCGGAAAAAGCATCGTACATCGCGCTGCAAAAGAAGAATGTGAAAAAGCCTCCGCTATCATCAGCACCATAGGCATTCGCGTCGAAGTTTCCAGAGAAGAATAG
- a CDS encoding ATP-dependent Clp protease adaptor ClpS: MRTKPVPEIIEGHTGYRGRYMTVIFNNETNTFEEVMETIIYATGCSLEEAYCETWEAHTFGSATVHFGSQEACSAVASIISQIGVKTEVRPEWDE; this comes from the coding sequence ATGCGCACGAAACCCGTACCGGAAATCATCGAAGGTCATACCGGCTATCGTGGCAGGTATATGACCGTGATTTTTAATAACGAAACGAACACTTTCGAAGAGGTTATGGAAACGATTATCTATGCTACGGGGTGTTCTCTCGAAGAGGCGTATTGCGAAACCTGGGAAGCGCATACGTTCGGCTCGGCTACGGTTCATTTCGGCTCTCAGGAAGCGTGCAGCGCAGTAGCGTCCATCATTTCTCAAATCGGAGTGAAAACCGAAGTTCGACCAGAATGGGATGAATGA